The Oncorhynchus nerka isolate Pitt River linkage group LG12, Oner_Uvic_2.0, whole genome shotgun sequence genome includes a region encoding these proteins:
- the ppargc1a gene encoding peroxisome proliferator-activated receptor gamma coactivator 1-alpha isoform X2 encodes MAWDRCNQDSVWRELECAALVGEDQPLCPDLPELDLSELDVSDLDADSFLGGLKWYSDQSEIISSQYGNEASNLFEKIDEENEANLLAVLTETLDSIPVDEDGLPSFEALADGDVTNASDQSCPCTPDGSPRTPEPEEPSLLKKLLLAPANSQLSYNQYIGDKAQNHAASNHRIRPTPAVVKTEISWNSKPRGGCPQQSRLVRRPCTELLKYLTATDDILLQTKASDAKSAWGGGGKDKGGLLGASSSTSSSPSSSSTSSFSSLSSSSSIASKKKSSSSSVVSQQQQQQQHHQRGESRAAGECSVAGVGAGKWRRCAHGAGGTEGQSEPAAAPAPVPPTRRNGSGHARPKLERRPSSEEGRPPGPQPAVDAGRLAAARFIRYMHSYSLLPRETGQTGSCGRCPEVGTATQASECWGGHGRGAAARRHITVTIKKREEEPGHPLLSQLLTSKQRPASYRAHLLLPATTPQPRKSSSSRMSSGVLERDQCPSQAIEVEEKYRGTVNINPGSWGLRQAKEPDSDPLLAESLGLGSWVSQSDQGLNLGLELGLGWPEVGLVEQAGCFGEEVRDDDAMGSPMALSLGLPCPLFPDSRIPDPTPSVTQGQQHLHMQAVCRHPDDQGLLLLAKPTTLPLPLTPESPNDHKGSPFESKSIERTLSVEISGTPGLTPPTTPPHKASQENPFKASLKTKLSSCSSSALACKRVRLSEAGPCGPPALTPTLGGGPSKKGPEQTELYAQLSKASTALPNSVVTATTGGCQEEPRGFSDHDYCQSPAASTKWDADANAANAVYATVTMTTTTTTPLMPNPVMAEDRHVKCKDSAMPPSSFSSSSSSSTSSPTSSSSLAKQLQQSSYPVATEARGQGARGQDRTPTTQTRTPSPLTLDGDQHSTSRKQPLRDQEIRAELNKHFGRPQQAIYSQDEKGGELVVEEGGQGGGEKVVAPQASEENPAGDEYYCKLPGSGSTGYLHPGLPPFHEELELQDRGVEGRYLYPWEGTPLEMLFESCSPSCSPSSCSPSRGSVSPLSSLLLSPRHFVWPRSGSPSSRSRSRSRSSSSHHRRRSLSSSPDGRPSSRPRHNMDSSTYRSRTHKSPHSQSRSQSRSPLSRRPRYDSYEEYQHERLKREEYRQDYQKRESQRAEQRERQSEKAIEERRVVYVGRLRSDSTRTELKRRFEVFGEIEECAVNLRDDGDNFGFITYRYTCDAFAALENGHTLRRSNEPQFELCFGGQKQFCKSNYTDLDSHSDDFDPASTKSKYDSMDFDSLLREAQRCLRR; translated from the exons AAGATAGATGAGGAAAATGAGGCCAACTTGCTGGCAGTGCTTACAGAAACGCTGGACAGCATCCCAGTGGACGAGGACGGATTGCCTTCGTTCGAGGCCCTGGCAGATGGGGACGTGACCAATGCCAGCGACCAGAGCTGTCCCTGCACCCCCGACGGTTCGCCGCGCACCCCCGAACCAGAGGAGCCCTCCTTG CTGAAGAAGCTCCTTCTGGCACCCGCAAACTCCCAGCTCAGCTATAATCAATACATAGGCGACAAGGCACAAAACCATGCAGCCAGCAACCACCGGATCAGACCAACACCTGCTGTTGTCAAG ACGGAGATCTCCTGGAACAGCAAGCCGAGGGGGGGCTGTCCGCAGCAGAGCCGTCTAGTGAGGCGCCCGTGCACCGAGCTGCTCAAGTACCTGACTGCCACCGACGACATCCTCCTCCAGACCAAAGCCAGCGACGCCAAGAGCGCCTGGGGGGGTGGTGGCAAAGACAAGGGCGGCCTGCTGGgcgcctcctcctccacctcctcgtcgccgtcctcctcctccacctcctccttctcctccctctcctcctcctcctctatcgcCTCCAAGAAGAAGTCGTCCTCATCGTCCGTCGTgtcgcaacagcagcagcagcagcagcatcaccaGCGAGGTGAGAGCCGGGCTGCTGGCGAGTGTAGTGTGGCTGGTGTGGGGGCTGGGAAGTGGCGTCGTTGCGCTCATGGGGCTGGTGGCACTGAGGGACAGTCCGAACCCGCGGCGGCACCCGCTCCTGTCCCCCCAACACGTAGGAACGGCAGTGGCCATGCCCGCCCCAAACTGGAGCGCAGGCCGTCCAGTGAAGAAGGAAGGCCGCCAGGTCCGCAGCCTGCGGTGGACGCGGGGCGCCTGGCAGCCGCTAGGTTCATTAGGTACATGCATTCTTATTCTCTCCTTCCTAGAGAGACGGGTCAGACAGGCAGCTGTGGGCGTTGCCCTGAGGTGGGCACTGCCACTCAGGCTAGCGAGTGCTGGGGCGGGCATGGCCGTGGTGCGGCAGCGCGTAGGCACATCACAGTGACCataaagaaaagagaggaggagccGGGGCATCCCTTGCTTAGCCAGTTGCTGACCTCCAAGCAGAGGCCTGCCAGCTATCGGGCCCACTTGCTCCTGCCCGCTACTACCCCTCAGCCCCGCAAGAGCAGTTCATCAAGAATGAGCTCAGGAGTCCTGGAGAGGGATCAGTGTCCCAGCCAGGCTATTGAGGTGGAGGAGAAGTACAGAGGCACTGTCAATATCAATCCCGGCAGCTGGGGTCTCAGACAGGCCAAGGAGCCTGATTCGGACCCCCTGTTGGCCGAGAGCTTAGGCCTAGGCAGCTGGGTTAGCCAGTCAGACCAGGGGCTAAATttggggctggagctgggctTGGGTTGGCCGGAGGTTGGCCTGGTGGAGCAGGCTGGCTGTTTCGGGGAGGAGGTCCGCGATGATGATGCCATGGGCAGCCCCATGGCGCTCTCACTGGGCCTGCCATGCCCACTCTTCCCAGATTCTAGAATTCCAGACCCCACTCCCTCCGTCACACAAGGGCAGCAGCACCTACACATGCAGGCAGTCTGCAGGCACCCCGATGACCAGGGCCTCCTGTTGTTAG CCAAACCAACCACCTTGCCACTTCCTTTGACCCCAGAGTCTCCAAA TGACCACAAGGGATCACCGTTTGAGAGCAAATCCATTGAACGCACATTGAGTGTGGAGATCTCTGGAACCCCAG gtctgacaCCACCTACCACGCCCCCCCACAAAGCCAGTCAAGAGAACCCTTTCAAAGCATCACTCAAAACCAAGTTGTCTTCATGCTCCTCGTCTGCCCTGGCGTGCAAGAGGGTTCGGCTGAGCGAGGCGGGCCCCTGCGGCCCCCCAGCCCTAACCCCGACCCTAGGTGGGGGTCCCTCCAAGAAGGGCCCCGAGCAGACTGAACTGTATGCCCAGCTGAGCAAAGCGTCCACTGCCCTCCCCAACTCGGTGGTCACCGCAACGACAGGGGGTTGCCAGGAGGAGCCCCGCGGCTTCAGCGACCACGACTATTGTCAGTCGCCGGCGGCCAGCACAAAATGGGACGCTGACGCTAATGCGGCTAACGCAGTTTATGCTACTGTTACCATGACGACTACTACGACAACCCCTCTGATGCCCAATCCGGTCATGGCGGAGGACAGGCATGTGAAATGTAAGGACTCAGCCATGCCACCCTCCTCcttttcttcttcctcctcctcttctacatCTTCTCCTACATCTTCATCCTCTTTGGCCAAGCAGCTGCAGCAGAGCTCTTACCCTGTGGCTACGGAGGCTCGGGGGCAGGGCGCTCGGGGACAGGACCGGACCCCCACCACCCAGACAAGAACACCCTCACCACTGACCCTAGATGGGGACCAGCATTCCACCAGCAGGAAGCAGCCCCTGCGAGACCAGGAGATCCGGGCGGAGCTCAACAAGCACTTTGGCCGCCCCCAGCAAGCCATTTACAGCCAGGATGAGAAGGGGGGGGagttggtggtggaggagggggggcagggaggaggggagaaggttGTCGCCCCGCAGGCGTCCGAGGAGAACCCTGCTGGGGACGAGTACTACTGCAAGCTCCCTGGTTCTGGTTCTACTGGGTACCTGCACCCGGGTCTCCCGCCCTTCCACGAGGAACTTGAGCTCCAGGACCGTGGCGTGGAGGGGCGCTACCTCTACCCCTGGGAGGGCACCCCCCTGGAAATGCTTTTCGAGTCCTGCTCGCCGTCCTGCTCGCCGTCCAGCTGCTCCCCCTCACGGGGCTccgtctcacccctctcctccctcctcctctcccccagacaCTTTGTCTGGCCCCGTTCGGGCTCCCCCTCCTCCCGTTCTCGCTCCCGGTCCCGCAGTTCCTCCTCCCACCACCGGAGGCGCTCCCTCTCCAGCTCACCCGACGGACGCCCCTCCTCCAG GCCTCGTCACAACATGGACTCCAGCACTTACCGATCCAGGACCCACAAAAGCCCTCACTCGCAGTCTCGATCTCAGTCCAGATCCCCCCTCAGCCGCAGGCCAAG GTACGACAGCTACGAGGAATACCAACACGAGCGTCTGAAGCGGGAGGAGTATCGCCAGGACTACCAGAAGAGGGAGTCCCAGAGGGCCGAGCAGAGGGAGAGGCAAAGTGAAAAAGCAATA GAGGAGAGACGGGTGGTGTACGTGGGGAGACTGAGGTCCGACAGCACGCGAACCGAGCTAAAGCGGCGTTTTGAAGTCTTCGGCGAGATCGAAGAGTGTGCCGTGAACCTGAGAGATGACGG GgacaattttggtttcatcaccTACCGCTACACTTGTGACGCCTTCGCTGCCCTTGAAAACGGACACACCTTGCGCCGGTCAAACGAGCCCCAGTTCGAGCTGTGCTTCGGTGGACAAAAGCAGTTCTGCAAATCGAATTATACAGACTTGG ATTCCCATTCTGACGACTTTGATCCAGCCTCCACTAAAAGCAAGTATGACTCCATGGATTTTGACAGCTTGCTGAGAGAGGCCCAGCGCTGCTTGAGAAGGTAA
- the ppargc1a gene encoding peroxisome proliferator-activated receptor gamma coactivator 1-alpha isoform X5, producing the protein MAWDRCNQDSVWRELECAALVGEDQPLCPDLPELDLSELDVSDLDADSFLGGLKWYSDQSEIISSQYGNEASNLFEKIDEENEANLLAVLTETLDSIPVDEDGLPSFEALADGDVTNASDQSCPCTPDGSPRTPEPEEPSLLKKLLLAPANSQLSYNQYIGDKAQNHAASNHRIRPTPAVVKTEISWNSKPRGGCPQQSRLVRRPCTELLKYLTATDDILLQTKASDAKSAWGGGGKDKGGLLGASSSTSSSPSSSSTSSFSSLSSSSSIASKKKSSSSSVVSQQQQQQQHHQRGESRAAGECSVAGVGAGKWRRCAHGAGGTEGQSEPAAAPAPVPPTRRNGSGHARPKLERRPSSEEGRPPGPQPAVDAGRLAAARFIRYMHSYSLLPRETGQTGSCGRCPEVGTATQASECWGGHGRGAAARRHITVTIKKREEEPGHPLLSQLLTSKQRPASYRAHLLLPATTPQPRKSSSSRMSSGVLERDQCPSQAIEVEEKYRGTVNINPGSWGLRQAKEPDSDPLLAESLGLGSWVSQSDQGLNLGLELGLGWPEVGLVEQAGCFGEEVRDDDAMGSPMALSLGLPCPLFPDSRIPDPTPSVTQGQQHLHMQAVCRHPDDQGLLLLAKPTTLPLPLTPESPNDHKGSPFESKSIERTLSVEISGTPGLTPPTTPPHKASQENPFKASLKTKLSSCSSSALACKRVRLSEAGPCGPPALTPTLGGGPSKKGPEQTELYAQLSKASTALPNSVVTATTGGCQEEPRGFSDHDYCQSPAASTKWDADANAANAVYATVTMTTTTTTPLMPNPVMAEDRHVKCKDSAMPPSSFSSSSSSSTSSPTSSSSLAKQLQQSSYPVATEARGQGARGQDRTPTTQTRTPSPLTLDGDQHSTSRKQPLRDQEIRAELNKHFGRPQQAIYSQDEKGGELVVEEGGQGGGEKVVAPQASEENPAGDEYYCKLPGSGSTGYLHPGLPPFHEELELQDRGVEGRYLYPWEGTPLEMLFESCSPSCSPSSCSPSRGSVSPLSSLLLSPRHFVWPRSGSPSSRSRSRSRSSSSHHRRRSLSSSPDGRPSSRPRHNMDSSTYRSRTHKSPHSQSRSQSRSPLSRRPRYDSYEEYQHERLKREEYRQDYQKRESQRAEQRERQSEKAIIPILTTLIQPPLKASMTPWILTAC; encoded by the exons AAGATAGATGAGGAAAATGAGGCCAACTTGCTGGCAGTGCTTACAGAAACGCTGGACAGCATCCCAGTGGACGAGGACGGATTGCCTTCGTTCGAGGCCCTGGCAGATGGGGACGTGACCAATGCCAGCGACCAGAGCTGTCCCTGCACCCCCGACGGTTCGCCGCGCACCCCCGAACCAGAGGAGCCCTCCTTG CTGAAGAAGCTCCTTCTGGCACCCGCAAACTCCCAGCTCAGCTATAATCAATACATAGGCGACAAGGCACAAAACCATGCAGCCAGCAACCACCGGATCAGACCAACACCTGCTGTTGTCAAG ACGGAGATCTCCTGGAACAGCAAGCCGAGGGGGGGCTGTCCGCAGCAGAGCCGTCTAGTGAGGCGCCCGTGCACCGAGCTGCTCAAGTACCTGACTGCCACCGACGACATCCTCCTCCAGACCAAAGCCAGCGACGCCAAGAGCGCCTGGGGGGGTGGTGGCAAAGACAAGGGCGGCCTGCTGGgcgcctcctcctccacctcctcgtcgccgtcctcctcctccacctcctccttctcctccctctcctcctcctcctctatcgcCTCCAAGAAGAAGTCGTCCTCATCGTCCGTCGTgtcgcaacagcagcagcagcagcagcatcaccaGCGAGGTGAGAGCCGGGCTGCTGGCGAGTGTAGTGTGGCTGGTGTGGGGGCTGGGAAGTGGCGTCGTTGCGCTCATGGGGCTGGTGGCACTGAGGGACAGTCCGAACCCGCGGCGGCACCCGCTCCTGTCCCCCCAACACGTAGGAACGGCAGTGGCCATGCCCGCCCCAAACTGGAGCGCAGGCCGTCCAGTGAAGAAGGAAGGCCGCCAGGTCCGCAGCCTGCGGTGGACGCGGGGCGCCTGGCAGCCGCTAGGTTCATTAGGTACATGCATTCTTATTCTCTCCTTCCTAGAGAGACGGGTCAGACAGGCAGCTGTGGGCGTTGCCCTGAGGTGGGCACTGCCACTCAGGCTAGCGAGTGCTGGGGCGGGCATGGCCGTGGTGCGGCAGCGCGTAGGCACATCACAGTGACCataaagaaaagagaggaggagccGGGGCATCCCTTGCTTAGCCAGTTGCTGACCTCCAAGCAGAGGCCTGCCAGCTATCGGGCCCACTTGCTCCTGCCCGCTACTACCCCTCAGCCCCGCAAGAGCAGTTCATCAAGAATGAGCTCAGGAGTCCTGGAGAGGGATCAGTGTCCCAGCCAGGCTATTGAGGTGGAGGAGAAGTACAGAGGCACTGTCAATATCAATCCCGGCAGCTGGGGTCTCAGACAGGCCAAGGAGCCTGATTCGGACCCCCTGTTGGCCGAGAGCTTAGGCCTAGGCAGCTGGGTTAGCCAGTCAGACCAGGGGCTAAATttggggctggagctgggctTGGGTTGGCCGGAGGTTGGCCTGGTGGAGCAGGCTGGCTGTTTCGGGGAGGAGGTCCGCGATGATGATGCCATGGGCAGCCCCATGGCGCTCTCACTGGGCCTGCCATGCCCACTCTTCCCAGATTCTAGAATTCCAGACCCCACTCCCTCCGTCACACAAGGGCAGCAGCACCTACACATGCAGGCAGTCTGCAGGCACCCCGATGACCAGGGCCTCCTGTTGTTAG CCAAACCAACCACCTTGCCACTTCCTTTGACCCCAGAGTCTCCAAA TGACCACAAGGGATCACCGTTTGAGAGCAAATCCATTGAACGCACATTGAGTGTGGAGATCTCTGGAACCCCAG gtctgacaCCACCTACCACGCCCCCCCACAAAGCCAGTCAAGAGAACCCTTTCAAAGCATCACTCAAAACCAAGTTGTCTTCATGCTCCTCGTCTGCCCTGGCGTGCAAGAGGGTTCGGCTGAGCGAGGCGGGCCCCTGCGGCCCCCCAGCCCTAACCCCGACCCTAGGTGGGGGTCCCTCCAAGAAGGGCCCCGAGCAGACTGAACTGTATGCCCAGCTGAGCAAAGCGTCCACTGCCCTCCCCAACTCGGTGGTCACCGCAACGACAGGGGGTTGCCAGGAGGAGCCCCGCGGCTTCAGCGACCACGACTATTGTCAGTCGCCGGCGGCCAGCACAAAATGGGACGCTGACGCTAATGCGGCTAACGCAGTTTATGCTACTGTTACCATGACGACTACTACGACAACCCCTCTGATGCCCAATCCGGTCATGGCGGAGGACAGGCATGTGAAATGTAAGGACTCAGCCATGCCACCCTCCTCcttttcttcttcctcctcctcttctacatCTTCTCCTACATCTTCATCCTCTTTGGCCAAGCAGCTGCAGCAGAGCTCTTACCCTGTGGCTACGGAGGCTCGGGGGCAGGGCGCTCGGGGACAGGACCGGACCCCCACCACCCAGACAAGAACACCCTCACCACTGACCCTAGATGGGGACCAGCATTCCACCAGCAGGAAGCAGCCCCTGCGAGACCAGGAGATCCGGGCGGAGCTCAACAAGCACTTTGGCCGCCCCCAGCAAGCCATTTACAGCCAGGATGAGAAGGGGGGGGagttggtggtggaggagggggggcagggaggaggggagaaggttGTCGCCCCGCAGGCGTCCGAGGAGAACCCTGCTGGGGACGAGTACTACTGCAAGCTCCCTGGTTCTGGTTCTACTGGGTACCTGCACCCGGGTCTCCCGCCCTTCCACGAGGAACTTGAGCTCCAGGACCGTGGCGTGGAGGGGCGCTACCTCTACCCCTGGGAGGGCACCCCCCTGGAAATGCTTTTCGAGTCCTGCTCGCCGTCCTGCTCGCCGTCCAGCTGCTCCCCCTCACGGGGCTccgtctcacccctctcctccctcctcctctcccccagacaCTTTGTCTGGCCCCGTTCGGGCTCCCCCTCCTCCCGTTCTCGCTCCCGGTCCCGCAGTTCCTCCTCCCACCACCGGAGGCGCTCCCTCTCCAGCTCACCCGACGGACGCCCCTCCTCCAG GCCTCGTCACAACATGGACTCCAGCACTTACCGATCCAGGACCCACAAAAGCCCTCACTCGCAGTCTCGATCTCAGTCCAGATCCCCCCTCAGCCGCAGGCCAAG GTACGACAGCTACGAGGAATACCAACACGAGCGTCTGAAGCGGGAGGAGTATCGCCAGGACTACCAGAAGAGGGAGTCCCAGAGGGCCGAGCAGAGGGAGAGGCAAAGTGAAAAAGCAATA ATTCCCATTCTGACGACTTTGATCCAGCCTCCACTAAAAGCAAGTATGACTCCATGGATTTTGACAGCTTGCTGA